Proteins encoded within one genomic window of uncultured Draconibacterium sp.:
- a CDS encoding DUF6057 family protein codes for MNLILHKTKIITRFLPAALLFLFTTLFLYRFTDYIFFYQEKSSLFQVSFSFLKQHLDQPGGFLEYLGRLQIAFYYYPLVGALIVSLQIFLIVWLISQIGKQLGAEYFLFVPFLAGTLLFYLQTNYQYQAINNLGILVQLLFFLGLINSKPKYQWLVVILLPVVYFLFGSFSFLLFGLSTIYFLLQKSWLKLALSWFGLAIFFWIGKEFLFFYTTDSLLVFPFSVTAIGGQVILFDLAALILLFVPLFAKIRFKVIEQIEIRQIKLAGLSPYLILVLLVVAAFQNIDEKSKYYFHAEKLFYEQKYDELIRYNFYEPTNNKLTLFLDNVALAETGRLGDSFFKFRQSNDGSTLFLKWENIGQYLRFGGYYYYAIGVVNEAQRWAYEYMVMKGNSPEVMKMLIKTELIKGNYKVAEKYISMLERSLFYRKEASAFRALLYNDVAITTHPELGKKKALDTKADFFVQSDNPPANLDFIIQSDPANVPAIEYKLAWLMLQKDMQGIVEMLPLMEKAGYKRLPKNVEEAVVTYKLLSAGPMPELSILHINPQTERQFQQYYRIFQQNQGSKQMAQQALAENFRDTYWYYVFFN; via the coding sequence ATGAATTTAATTCTGCATAAAACTAAAATAATAACCCGCTTTCTTCCTGCTGCGTTGTTGTTTTTATTTACGACTCTTTTTCTTTACCGTTTTACCGATTATATTTTCTTTTATCAAGAGAAATCATCTTTATTTCAAGTATCTTTTTCTTTCCTGAAACAACATCTTGATCAACCGGGCGGTTTCCTGGAGTACCTGGGGCGGTTGCAAATTGCATTCTATTATTATCCTTTGGTTGGAGCTCTTATTGTGAGTTTGCAGATCTTTCTCATCGTTTGGTTGATCTCCCAAATAGGTAAACAGTTAGGTGCAGAATATTTTCTTTTTGTGCCATTTTTAGCGGGAACCTTACTTTTTTATCTGCAAACAAATTACCAGTATCAGGCAATCAACAACCTTGGGATTTTAGTTCAGCTTCTTTTCTTTTTGGGGCTAATAAATAGCAAACCTAAGTATCAATGGTTGGTGGTAATATTACTTCCCGTTGTTTATTTTTTGTTTGGTAGTTTCTCATTCCTGTTGTTCGGATTGTCAACCATTTACTTCCTGTTACAAAAAAGTTGGTTGAAGCTGGCGTTGAGTTGGTTTGGTCTTGCGATTTTCTTTTGGATCGGTAAAGAGTTCTTGTTTTTTTATACTACAGATTCACTTCTGGTATTTCCGTTTTCAGTAACCGCTATCGGGGGACAAGTTATTCTGTTTGATTTGGCGGCTTTGATATTGTTGTTTGTTCCATTATTTGCGAAAATTAGGTTTAAAGTAATCGAGCAGATAGAAATCAGGCAGATAAAGTTGGCCGGACTTTCTCCATATCTGATTTTGGTGTTGCTTGTTGTTGCTGCCTTTCAGAATATTGATGAGAAGAGTAAATACTACTTTCATGCTGAGAAATTATTTTACGAGCAAAAATACGATGAACTGATTCGTTATAATTTTTACGAGCCCACAAACAACAAATTAACGCTGTTTTTAGATAATGTGGCTTTGGCCGAAACCGGACGTTTGGGAGATTCGTTTTTTAAATTCAGGCAGAGTAACGATGGAAGTACACTGTTTTTGAAGTGGGAAAATATTGGTCAGTATTTACGGTTTGGTGGTTATTACTATTATGCTATTGGCGTTGTAAACGAAGCGCAGCGCTGGGCTTACGAATATATGGTAATGAAGGGGAATTCGCCTGAAGTGATGAAAATGCTGATTAAAACAGAACTAATAAAAGGGAATTATAAAGTTGCTGAGAAATATATATCAATGCTTGAAAGGTCGTTGTTTTACCGGAAAGAAGCCAGTGCATTTCGGGCCTTGTTATATAACGATGTGGCAATAACTACTCACCCGGAGTTGGGTAAAAAGAAAGCATTGGACACAAAGGCTGATTTTTTTGTTCAATCAGATAATCCGCCTGCAAATCTCGATTTTATTATTCAGTCCGATCCGGCCAATGTTCCGGCTATCGAGTATAAGTTAGCATGGCTCATGCTGCAAAAAGATATGCAGGGCATTGTTGAAATGTTGCCGCTTATGGAGAAAGCGGGTTATAAAAGATTACCAAAAAATGTAGAAGAAGCAGTGGTGACCTACAAACTCTTAAGCGCAGGACCTATGCCTGAATTAAGTATTCTTCATATTAATCCGCAAACCGAACGACAGTTTCAGCAGTATTACCGAATTTTTCAACAAAACCAGGGGAGTAAACAAATGGCACAACAGGCTTTGGCTGAGAATTTCCGGGATACTTACTGGTATTATGTTTTCTTCAATTAA
- the ilvD gene encoding dihydroxy-acid dehydratase, with the protein MHNTLRSNTTTQGRRMAGARSLWRANGMKEEHFGKPVIAIVNSFTQFVPGHVHLHEIGQYVKSLIEKEGYFAAEFNTIAIDDGIAMGHDGMLYSLPSRDVIADSVEYMCNAHKVDAMVCISNCDKITPGMMMAAMRLNIPAVFVSGGPMEAGEVDDKFLDLVDAMVMAADTKIEDSYVQQVEENACPTCGSCSGMFTANSMNCLAEAIGLALPGNGTIVATHANRKKLFEEAAQRIIAATKAHYFEGDDSVLPRSIGTRDAFLNAMKLDIAMGGSTNTVLHLLAIAHEAGVSFTMQDIDQLSRITPNLCKVAPNGHYHIQDVNRAGGILGILGELEKGGLMETNVSRIDGRTLAEAIAEYDIKRDTVTEDAINRYKSAPGGGRNLVMGSQQSAYKELDDDRANGCIRNFENAYNKDGGLAVLFGNIAEKGCIVKTAGVDASIFKFTGTAKVFDSQEDAVNGILGDNVQKGDVIVIRFEGPKGGPGMQEMLYPTSYLKSMQLDKHCALITDGRFSGGTSGLSIGHVSPEAAGGGAIGLIRNNDKIAIDITERSINLVISDEELQKRRDEEEAKGAKAWKPATRVRNVSKALKAYASLVSSADMGAVRLID; encoded by the coding sequence ATGCATAACACATTACGAAGCAACACAACCACACAGGGCCGTAGAATGGCTGGGGCACGCAGCCTCTGGAGAGCTAACGGAATGAAAGAAGAACACTTTGGGAAACCGGTGATCGCTATTGTAAACTCGTTCACCCAGTTTGTTCCGGGGCATGTTCATTTACACGAAATTGGCCAGTATGTAAAAAGTTTAATTGAAAAAGAAGGCTATTTTGCTGCTGAATTTAACACCATTGCCATCGACGATGGTATTGCAATGGGCCACGACGGAATGTTATATTCACTTCCATCGCGCGATGTTATTGCCGATAGTGTGGAATACATGTGTAATGCACACAAAGTAGATGCAATGGTTTGTATCTCGAACTGCGATAAAATTACCCCGGGAATGATGATGGCCGCTATGCGCCTGAATATTCCGGCGGTATTTGTTTCGGGTGGACCGATGGAAGCCGGCGAAGTTGACGATAAATTCCTTGACCTTGTTGACGCCATGGTTATGGCTGCCGACACAAAAATTGAAGATTCGTATGTGCAACAGGTGGAAGAAAACGCTTGTCCTACCTGCGGATCGTGCTCAGGAATGTTCACCGCAAACTCGATGAACTGTCTGGCCGAAGCGATTGGTTTGGCACTTCCCGGGAATGGCACGATTGTAGCCACACACGCCAACAGAAAGAAACTATTTGAAGAAGCTGCACAACGAATTATTGCAGCAACAAAAGCCCATTATTTCGAAGGTGATGATTCGGTACTTCCAAGAAGTATCGGTACACGCGATGCCTTTTTAAATGCAATGAAACTGGATATTGCCATGGGAGGATCAACCAACACGGTTCTTCACCTGCTGGCCATTGCACACGAAGCCGGAGTTAGCTTTACCATGCAGGATATTGACCAGCTTTCGCGCATTACTCCGAACTTGTGTAAAGTTGCGCCAAACGGTCATTACCATATTCAGGATGTAAACCGCGCCGGAGGAATCCTTGGTATTTTGGGCGAATTGGAAAAAGGTGGTTTAATGGAAACCAACGTTTCGCGTATCGACGGGAGAACATTGGCAGAAGCCATTGCCGAATATGATATCAAACGTGATACGGTTACCGAGGATGCCATAAACCGATATAAATCGGCTCCGGGCGGAGGCCGCAACCTGGTTATGGGATCGCAGCAAAGTGCCTACAAAGAATTGGATGATGACCGTGCCAACGGCTGTATCCGCAATTTTGAAAATGCCTATAACAAAGACGGCGGATTGGCTGTTCTTTTCGGTAACATCGCTGAAAAAGGATGTATCGTAAAAACGGCAGGTGTTGATGCGTCGATCTTTAAATTCACGGGAACGGCAAAAGTTTTCGATTCGCAGGAAGATGCAGTTAACGGTATTCTTGGCGATAACGTTCAAAAAGGAGATGTAATCGTTATTCGTTTTGAAGGACCAAAAGGAGGACCGGGAATGCAGGAAATGCTCTACCCTACTTCGTACCTGAAATCGATGCAACTGGATAAACACTGTGCTCTGATTACCGACGGACGTTTCTCGGGTGGAACCTCTGGTTTATCTATCGGCCACGTGTCTCCTGAAGCTGCTGGAGGTGGTGCAATCGGACTTATTCGCAACAACGATAAAATTGCAATCGACATTACCGAACGTTCGATCAACCTTGTAATTTCTGACGAAGAATTGCAAAAACGTCGCGACGAAGAAGAAGCCAAAGGAGCAAAAGCGTGGAAACCTGCAACACGAGTCCGTAATGTTTCGAAAGCGCTAAAAGCTTATGCTAGCCTCGTTTCATCGGCCGATATGGGAGCCGTAAGATTAATTGACTAA
- the ilvB gene encoding biosynthetic-type acetolactate synthase large subunit has product MTAKKVTGSQALILSLMEEGVDTIFGYPGGAIMPVYDALYDFDKEVKHILTRHEQGAIHGAQGYARVSGKPGIVFATSGPGATNLMTGIADAMIDSTPLVCITGQVAEPLLGTDAFQESDIVGMSIPVTKWNYQITTSEEIPKVIAQAFYIATTGRPGPVLIDVTKDAQFGELEYEYEKCKKIRSYVPETSIDPHQIKAAADLINEAKKPLLFVGQGIIISHAEEEVKAFIEKTGIPAAWTLLGLSALPTDHPLNVGMLGMHGNYGPNKLTNEADLIIAVGMRFDDRVTGKVSEYAKKAKIIHIEIDPAEIDKIVKTDVSVLGDAKKALKMLIDNVNPNNHENWRNEFKKCDAIENEKVIQKDLYPTKQGLTMGEAVRIVSEKTNNEAVLVTDVGQHQMIAQRYFGFKKSRSNVTSGGLGTMGFCLPAAMGAQLGAPNRTVVGVVGDGGFQMTVQELGTIAQNKLPVKIMLLNNNFLGMVRQWQQLFFEKRYSFTELHNPDFITIGKGFGIDGHTVDKREDLDTSIQKMLDHDGPYLLEVKIEKEDNVFPMVPTGASVSDVILEP; this is encoded by the coding sequence ATGACAGCAAAAAAAGTTACCGGTTCACAAGCATTGATCCTGTCGCTTATGGAAGAAGGGGTGGATACCATTTTTGGGTATCCGGGCGGTGCAATTATGCCCGTTTACGATGCGTTGTATGATTTTGACAAAGAGGTAAAACATATTTTAACCCGCCACGAACAGGGAGCCATTCACGGTGCCCAGGGTTATGCCCGCGTCAGCGGCAAACCTGGAATTGTTTTTGCAACCTCAGGCCCTGGTGCCACTAACCTGATGACTGGAATCGCCGATGCAATGATTGATTCAACACCACTTGTGTGTATTACCGGACAAGTAGCCGAGCCGTTGCTCGGAACCGATGCATTTCAGGAATCTGACATCGTGGGTATGTCAATTCCTGTTACTAAATGGAATTACCAGATTACCACCTCCGAAGAAATTCCGAAAGTAATTGCACAGGCTTTTTATATTGCAACAACAGGACGTCCGGGCCCCGTTTTAATTGATGTTACAAAAGATGCACAATTTGGAGAACTGGAATACGAATACGAGAAATGCAAAAAGATTCGCAGTTATGTTCCGGAAACCAGCATTGATCCGCATCAGATTAAAGCTGCTGCCGATTTAATAAACGAGGCAAAAAAACCACTGCTGTTTGTAGGCCAGGGAATTATTATCAGCCATGCTGAAGAAGAAGTAAAAGCTTTTATTGAAAAGACCGGAATTCCAGCAGCCTGGACTCTACTGGGACTTTCTGCACTGCCAACCGATCATCCACTGAATGTTGGAATGTTGGGAATGCACGGAAACTACGGCCCGAATAAACTTACCAACGAGGCCGACCTGATTATTGCTGTGGGAATGCGTTTTGACGACCGCGTTACCGGTAAGGTTAGCGAATACGCCAAAAAGGCCAAGATCATTCACATAGAGATTGATCCGGCAGAAATTGATAAGATCGTAAAAACCGACGTTAGTGTGTTGGGTGATGCAAAAAAAGCATTAAAGATGCTTATCGACAATGTAAATCCTAACAATCACGAAAACTGGCGCAACGAATTTAAAAAATGCGATGCCATTGAAAACGAAAAGGTTATACAGAAGGACCTGTACCCAACAAAACAGGGATTAACAATGGGTGAAGCTGTTAGAATAGTTTCAGAAAAAACAAATAATGAGGCTGTTCTTGTTACTGATGTTGGTCAGCACCAAATGATTGCACAACGTTATTTTGGATTCAAAAAATCGAGAAGCAATGTAACCTCGGGAGGTTTAGGAACAATGGGATTTTGTTTGCCGGCAGCGATGGGAGCGCAACTTGGAGCGCCCAACCGTACTGTTGTTGGTGTGGTTGGCGATGGTGGTTTCCAAATGACAGTTCAGGAATTGGGAACAATTGCACAGAACAAATTACCGGTTAAAATCATGTTGCTGAATAACAACTTCCTTGGAATGGTACGTCAGTGGCAGCAATTATTCTTCGAGAAACGCTATTCGTTTACCGAACTTCACAATCCTGATTTTATTACAATCGGTAAAGGATTTGGTATTGATGGGCACACCGTTGATAAACGCGAGGATCTGGATACAAGTATCCAAAAAATGCTCGACCACGATGGTCCATATTTACTGGAGGTAAAAATTGAGAAAGAAGACAATGTGTTCCCAATGGTTCCAACGGGAGCATCAGTTTCCGACGTAATTTTAGAGCCTTAA
- the ilvN gene encoding acetolactate synthase small subunit, giving the protein MRKEYILTVYSENHIGLLTRITNVFTRRKTNIDSLTVSESALQGIYKFTIVVHCTDAMAVKLVSQIEKQIDVLKAFYHTNEEMIFQEIALYKVPIDPIYESDTIETIVRKAGARILEITKDYVVIEKTGHKEDTQALFEKLNQFKVMQFIRSGRVAITRDPIERLSEFLKERDAFLTSLD; this is encoded by the coding sequence ATGAGAAAAGAATATATCCTTACAGTTTATTCTGAAAACCACATTGGTCTTTTAACCAGGATCACAAACGTTTTCACACGCAGAAAAACAAATATCGACAGTCTTACCGTATCAGAGTCGGCATTACAGGGCATTTACAAATTTACAATAGTGGTACACTGCACCGATGCCATGGCGGTAAAACTGGTTAGCCAGATTGAAAAGCAAATCGATGTATTGAAAGCTTTTTATCACACTAACGAAGAAATGATCTTCCAGGAAATTGCTTTATATAAAGTTCCGATCGATCCTATTTACGAGAGTGACACTATTGAGACGATCGTTCGCAAAGCAGGCGCCCGTATTCTTGAAATTACCAAAGATTATGTGGTAATTGAAAAGACAGGTCACAAAGAAGATACACAAGCACTGTTCGAGAAATTAAACCAATTTAAGGTGATGCAGTTTATTCGCTCGGGAAGAGTAGCGATAACACGTGACCCTATTGAGCGTTTATCTGAATTCCTGAAAGAACGTGATGCTTTTTTAACAAGTTTAGATTAA
- a CDS encoding dipeptide epimerase, whose product MNLIIDRIDIYQSPIKLKEPFIISLGPMYHAQNVIVVIRTNQGITGFGECSPFMTINGESMETCFIVGQYLAQVLKDKNPEDIEACTHEMDKTIYGNSSIKSAFDMALYDISAQKAGVPLYQFLGGQNDKEMQIDYTVSLSNPEKMAADAKRIVDNGFEIVKVKLGHSKEQDVESIKKIREAIGPKIPIRLDANQGWKTEEALDILKALTPYKIQHCEEPIPRWDYMALPEIRRFSPIPIMADETCCDHIDAKRLIDLYACDLINIKLSKSGGIFKALKIVKFAKTAKMEIQVGGFLETRLGFTAAAHFALSSKNIVYYDFDTPLMMEEDPVEGGIIYGEKGKITITETPGLGASINEDFLLGLKKVTV is encoded by the coding sequence ATGAACCTTATAATCGACAGGATTGATATCTACCAATCTCCCATCAAATTAAAAGAACCTTTTATTATTTCATTAGGCCCCATGTATCACGCACAAAATGTGATCGTTGTTATTCGCACAAACCAAGGTATTACTGGCTTTGGCGAATGCAGTCCGTTTATGACCATTAACGGAGAAAGTATGGAAACCTGTTTTATTGTAGGGCAGTATCTGGCTCAGGTTTTAAAAGATAAAAACCCGGAAGACATTGAGGCATGTACACACGAAATGGACAAAACTATTTATGGTAATTCGAGCATAAAAAGTGCTTTCGACATGGCGTTGTATGATATCTCGGCACAAAAGGCAGGTGTACCGCTTTACCAATTCCTGGGAGGGCAAAACGACAAGGAAATGCAAATTGATTACACGGTAAGTCTCTCCAACCCGGAAAAGATGGCTGCCGACGCCAAACGTATTGTCGATAATGGTTTTGAGATTGTAAAAGTTAAACTTGGCCATTCGAAAGAACAGGATGTGGAAAGCATAAAAAAAATACGCGAAGCAATTGGTCCGAAAATCCCGATTCGTTTAGATGCTAACCAGGGATGGAAAACCGAAGAAGCGCTCGATATTTTAAAAGCGCTTACACCTTATAAAATACAACATTGCGAGGAGCCTATTCCGCGTTGGGATTACATGGCACTGCCTGAAATCAGGCGATTCAGCCCTATTCCTATTATGGCAGATGAAACCTGTTGCGACCATATCGATGCAAAACGCCTGATCGATTTATATGCCTGCGACCTGATCAATATTAAACTGAGTAAATCAGGAGGTATTTTCAAAGCGCTTAAAATTGTAAAATTTGCCAAAACCGCAAAAATGGAAATTCAGGTCGGTGGGTTCCTTGAAACGCGCTTAGGATTTACCGCTGCAGCCCATTTTGCCCTATCATCAAAAAACATTGTTTATTACGATTTTGATACGCCGTTAATGATGGAGGAAGATCCGGTTGAAGGTGGTATTATTTATGGCGAAAAAGGCAAAATTACCATTACCGAAACGCCCGGGCTAGGCGCCAGCATTAATGAAGATTTTCTGTTGGGACTAAAAAAAGTGACCGTTTAA
- a CDS encoding TonB-dependent receptor, producing MKTRWFTFLVFLIISGFIPSGVLYAQLPFTRQDTTPLSDQIEEITITAFRSPYNIFNTPAPVNLLQPEQLESGDALTPIDALNRIPGILMHHGTFNTNRLTIRGIGSRTPYGTNKIKAYFGEIPLTTGDGETVLEDLENSAIQRVEIIKGPSSSLYGAGLAGVLLFHPKTVVKDFVQNKTTVASFGTFKNTLSAGVTTNKLQIYTLGALLSSDGYRENNSTSRSNLLINSIYNFSEKSNLQFLLKATKMKGYIPSSLDLDTYNNDPKSAAHNWASIKGFEEYTNSQFGASFNRFTLNDGKISVGIFGSIRDLEELRPFNRLKESSDYIGWRAYIQKVVATEEFRMVMTTGLEMFRETYDWQTFDNDNDQLLSDNNEKRQYENLFVQLESNIKERVFISAGLNGNLTRFKYTDHYTENGDQSGNRNYKPVLSPRLGVNVLLNHENSVFANISHGFSTPTFEETLMPEGSINPDIKPESGWSFETGFRTQITNRFKLSASYYRIYIDNLLVAHRTGEDAYVGVNAGQSVHPGFETEFTWVTITHHRNPLLTLYGSATLANYHFNDFVNLGNDYSGNLLPGTTKETFSIGTTLIPIKNLSLNGWYRYNGEMPVDDANSTFSDTFGLTNFEIRFQGKKDKFKFDIRGGVQNIFDIHYASMLAVNAPSFGGNPPRYYYPGNPRNFYISILIGLIGNNTP from the coding sequence ATGAAAACGAGATGGTTTACATTTCTGGTCTTCCTGATCATTTCAGGGTTTATTCCTTCAGGTGTACTGTATGCGCAATTACCATTCACTCGCCAGGATACAACACCGCTAAGTGATCAGATAGAAGAAATTACCATTACAGCATTTCGTTCGCCGTACAATATTTTTAATACGCCGGCGCCGGTTAATTTACTGCAACCCGAGCAACTCGAATCGGGCGATGCACTCACACCAATCGATGCATTAAACCGCATTCCAGGAATTTTGATGCACCACGGCACATTTAACACAAATCGTTTGACCATTCGCGGAATTGGCTCGCGAACGCCATACGGCACCAACAAAATTAAGGCTTACTTTGGCGAAATACCCTTAACAACCGGCGATGGCGAAACCGTTTTGGAAGACCTTGAAAATTCGGCAATTCAGCGCGTTGAAATTATCAAAGGACCTTCATCGAGTTTATACGGTGCCGGACTGGCCGGCGTACTGCTATTTCACCCAAAAACAGTGGTAAAGGATTTTGTGCAGAACAAAACTACAGTTGCGTCATTCGGAACATTTAAAAACACGCTATCGGCAGGAGTTACTACAAATAAATTACAGATCTACACACTTGGAGCGCTGCTTTCGAGCGATGGCTACCGCGAAAATAATTCAACGAGCCGGAGCAACCTGCTCATTAATTCGATCTATAATTTTTCGGAAAAATCGAACCTTCAGTTTTTACTAAAAGCCACAAAAATGAAAGGCTATATTCCGAGTTCGCTGGATTTGGATACCTACAATAACGATCCTAAAAGTGCTGCTCATAACTGGGCTTCGATAAAAGGATTTGAAGAGTATACCAACTCTCAGTTTGGTGCTTCATTTAACCGGTTTACGCTTAACGACGGCAAAATTTCAGTAGGTATTTTTGGGAGTATACGCGACCTTGAAGAACTACGTCCGTTTAATCGCCTGAAAGAATCATCAGATTACATCGGTTGGCGCGCTTACATTCAAAAAGTTGTTGCTACAGAAGAATTCCGTATGGTGATGACGACCGGCCTGGAAATGTTTCGCGAAACTTACGACTGGCAAACTTTCGACAATGATAACGACCAGCTTTTGTCGGATAACAATGAGAAACGACAATACGAGAACCTCTTCGTTCAGCTGGAATCGAACATTAAAGAGCGGGTATTTATTTCTGCCGGCTTGAATGGTAACCTTACGCGTTTTAAATACACCGATCATTATACCGAAAACGGCGACCAGTCGGGCAACCGAAATTACAAACCGGTTTTATCACCACGTTTGGGTGTTAACGTTCTTTTGAATCATGAGAATTCTGTTTTTGCAAATATCAGTCATGGTTTTTCAACGCCAACTTTCGAAGAAACGCTGATGCCCGAAGGCAGCATAAATCCTGATATAAAACCGGAATCGGGATGGAGTTTTGAAACAGGATTCAGAACCCAAATTACCAACCGCTTTAAACTATCGGCAAGTTACTACCGCATTTATATCGACAATTTGCTTGTGGCGCACCGCACCGGCGAAGATGCCTATGTGGGAGTAAATGCAGGACAATCGGTGCATCCGGGTTTTGAAACCGAGTTTACCTGGGTAACCATTACACACCACAGAAATCCCCTTCTGACTCTGTACGGAAGCGCTACATTGGCCAACTATCATTTTAACGATTTTGTGAATTTGGGAAACGATTATTCCGGCAATCTTCTTCCCGGAACTACAAAAGAAACTTTTAGTATAGGCACCACCCTGATCCCCATTAAAAATCTATCGCTTAACGGCTGGTACCGTTATAACGGAGAAATGCCTGTTGACGATGCCAATTCCACTTTCTCAGATACTTTTGGACTAACCAATTTTGAAATCAGGTTCCAGGGAAAAAAAGACAAATTCAAATTTGATATACGCGGGGGCGTTCAAAATATTTTTGATATTCATTATGCCTCAATGCTGGCTGTTAATGCCCCATCATTTGGCGGAAATCCTCCACGTTACTACTATCCGGGAAATCCGCGAAACTTTTATATCAGCATATTAATCGGTCTCATCGGAAATAACACTCCGTGA